The DNA region atgtggaaataagcgagctattttcgtggtTAAGCAAATGatttgcttaaagcagctctatgaaattggcccaatGTCTAAGACAAGACCAAGACAAAGCCAAGCCAAGCCAAGACAAAGCCAAGCCAagatcaagaccaagaccaaaaccaagaccaagaccaagggGGCGACCGTTACAAAGACCAGCATGTTCAAGACCAATAATAAACACAGCAAGACAGCACTGGAGAGCATACATGGCTCAATTAGGTGACGAAACAAAACTgacacattatttttgtaatcTTGTAATCTAGTTGACATCATAAACACTGCCCCAAACGGAGAGCTGAAAGTCGAATATGCCAACACCGAGCGTGCATATGACGCAATTTCTCAGCAGTTGTCTATTTTCTACGACGTGGAGTATTTTAATGGTACCGAAGTGCTGGGCAGACATATAGCAGATTTTAAGGAGGTAAAATCAGTTTCAAAATGATGGgtgaagtgttttatactttttaacACAATAATTCAATCacaaacacaaagtaaaaaacaacaacatgacaACAGCATTAATTTTTAGTagacaaacaactttgttttaaagtacAGACAGGTGAAGTACATCAAAATTGGTGCATTAATAATTGAACAAATTTCATTAAAGGCAATGATCGATTGATTGAACGATCGATTAATTGAGTGAGTGTACAGTTGCTGTATTACACAATTTTAATTCCTcgtattgtttgtattattgaAGACACACAACATTAGCTTAGTCTTTATCTTTTACATGAATAATTTGAACCTTTTCATAGAGTGTTTAACAAAAGCAATTGTTTTTACCGATTGAGTTTTATCtgatgatatattttttttgcgaAACATCTGTTTTAGAAAGTGCTGTACGTAATCATTAAAGTTGGAGATGACGAACAGTGCTTTCCTTACCATATTGACCAAAACTTTGCGGAAGAATGTATTTCAGGTATGTTTTCCCTTTAACTTAAAAGAACTATATCCTGCGATTGTGTTAACaatcgaatcctggtcatgacagtTGTGTCCACGAGcattgtatacatttttatttattgtataaattgcttctcttcacccagaagTATAATAAATGGGTagctgcgagggtagaggtaaCCCGTTGATATTATGTTTGAACAAGTATCCGAAGCGTCACAGCAGCTTAGGGCCGTATCCCCCTAAAAAGCTGGGAAATATTAAACGAACTAGACCAATGACCTAGAGTAAAGCGGACTAAAATGTACAGCGCACTTATGTAAAGTGaatttttgtaaaatgcgcAATGTATAAGAgcttgttattaatattattattagatgaCGCAGAGTTTGTGAAGGAGTCCTGGATTGGTGAGAACGATCTACTGGTTGATTCTTGGTTTGCTTCCCGAAAATTAAGTCCAGAGTATGAGGTTCAAACTGTGTTGACTGTAGGGCGTAAAGAGTGCGTGCCAGTCAGCCGGGTATCTACCTACATTAACCCTACTACAGGTTGGTTATCTtcttaattactcaaaataattattagcataaaaccttacttggtaacgagtaatggggagaggttaataatataacacattgtgtGAATAGACTCCCTCTAAggtgacgtggttttcgagaaagaagtaattttccacgaatttgatttcaagacctcaagtttagaatctgaggtctcgaaatcaagcatctgaaagcacacaactgcgtgtgacaagggtgttttttatttcattactatctcgcaacttcgatgacaaattgagctcaaattttctcaggtttgtcaTTGTAGCAtattaagatacaccaagtgaaaagactggtctttgacaattataccaAAGGGATCCAGTGCCGTTCTTATTACATTATAACTAGTACACGCAGCACCCAAGCTGCCGGTGTATTCTTTGAACTAATGATAAGTATTGTTTTTGCCACAGGGGAAGTGCTCAGAGTTGAGGACACGCAAACTTTTAACTTCAAACTAGGAATCTGTGACCGGGAACGCTTTTTCAAGGTTCCAGATGCCTGCCGACCGGTAaatatactacatgtacatacatacgtACACGCATACGTACATACGTAAATACATACATACGCAAATACATATATAATATATATCAGCATTTATTATGGGCGCCTTTTCcccaaggttacaaagcgccAACAGAAGATGCAACAAAGAATTCCAAACTCAAGATGTTCCAATGAAAGGTGTAATAAAACAGTCAAGTCTTTCTGTCTTAATCACCTTTCTTGAATAGTCGAAGTGAAGTTGCATGGCGAAGATGGAATATGCAATGTTAGTTATTATATATTATGTGACACTCGGAATAAGTACGGGCAGAAACGGCATTTGCATTGCACCCGTGACACAAATAGCTGTATATAACTAACCTATATCAAAACTGTTTTGATAGGTTAGTTATATAATTCAAATGGAAAAGGGGACTTATAAGTGTTCTCCATGTTAACCTCAAAGCATGTTCAAATTAATATTTCGCTTTATTTTCACTTTATTTTCACTTTATTTTCACTTTTAATTTCACATTCTAACGTAGAAAAGTGAAATGAATGTACTGTATTGAAGATTGCTAGACTATATaatgggtgtgttcgattagcttccccgggtcgacccccggtctaccccggtacgttcgattccaggggctcacccgggttaGCCCCTCAAGTTCCCTGCtcgtggaacgggtcacttggggttggcggaggtgcatgacgtcaccactagAGGACGAGTGATCGTTCGGTTAGCTCTTGTCGGGGGCTCATCCGAGGGGTCGACACGGGGAAGCTCATCAGACGCACCCATAGAAAACTGTCCCATTGCGTTGATATTTGTAAAGAGTAATTAATTCCctcaaaacacaatttaaacTTGTTGAACGTATAATTACTGTATATGGATTATGTTTGAATCGTTGCCCGAGGCAACAATGGATTTTTGTCACCTTTAGTTCAATCCGGTTTcgtttacatttaacttactgATAGTAAATAACAACTAAGCCtaaagaacaaaaatacataaCAGCATATATACTTCATTATTTTGCCTGGCTCCTGAAAGAGCCGACGTGGCTGGGTCCCCCCTCTCCACCGCGAACGTCAGATACGGCGAACTGTAACAGACATTTCGATTGAGAGCCTCTCTTTTGAATCAACTTCGTTTTGACCATGTGGCACACGGATCCGCAAGGTGCTACCCACTAATAAGTCTCCTATAGCACACACTGCAAAATGCTAAATAGATTAAAACATATACAAATATAATTTATAATATTCATTTAGAATTCTCAAGTCTTTTCAACAGTACGGGGAAATAATATTTCAGGGAACAAACAAACTTTAGTATTTCTTgtaccttttcaaaaacaattggtGCACCTAACCCCATCCGTTCCATCTTTTTTAATTTCCTTGATGAATGTACACTCatcattttcttgttttttgtttgtgtttttttttcagggcaaTGCTTTGAAGGCGCCTACTTTGGCAATGCAGAAGATTCTGGACAAGTTTTCGCATGGACGCAAGTTCATGTAGGCCGCCATAGCAAGCCACTACGATGCAGATATCGTTTATATTAAACAAGATTAAGAGCCTCAAAAGgggcagccgtcgatttcacaaagagttaggactcgtcttgtctcgagttaggacgagtaactcgtcccaacttaggatacATCTTAAGGTATGCATGCTATAGtgtagggttgggactcgtcctaagtcctaagattagtcttaagttaagaagagttttgtgaaatcgacggcaggtctcGGTTtgaagcgtttgtaaccgtttgttataaaatgcatatgattggaaagatgttttaaaagtagaatatacaatgatccacacaaacttgcctcgacattgcgtggttttccttttactttgcgaactaacatggtcggccgtttatggaaaaattgactcccatattaatggccgaccgtgctagtcgacgaggtaaaaggaaaaccgtggaatttcgaggcatatttgtgtggatcattgtgttctacttttaaaacatctttctaaccaaatgcattttaaaacaaacggttagaaacgctttttataatataccaactcgaccgatccaaggcaacgtgttcttttaaataCAACTATTACTGCATTTTTGTCGGTTTTCTCCTTAGTTTCAGCACATCTCGCCAACCATTTAAATGACAGACTTTCTTGTAATTATTGACGCTGTGCTTGTTCGAACGTAGCTTTCATTGCATTCTTAAATGTTGTACTATAGTTGGGTATAACTCGCTTTCGTCCTTTATGGACATTTGGAAGGTGATTaacataaaattgaaaaaacgttAAGTGTTCAAAACTGTATAATGCAAATCAAACAAAGTACTGAGACTTTAACTTAGTTAGATGGTAGTTGGATACATTTGGTACGAttaaagttttttaataaacgatTTTAGTTGTAAAGGCAGTgaaccctattggtaattactcaaaataattatgagcgtaaaaccttacttggtaacgagtaatggggagaggttgatagtataaaacattgagagaaacggctccctctgaagtgacatggtcttcgaggaagaagtaattttccacgaatttgatttcgagacatcagaattagaatttgaggtctcgaaatcaagcatctaaaagcacacaacttcgtgtgacaactgtacgggtgtttttttctttcatctcgcttcacaggtttgttattttatgcataatatgttgagatacatcaagtgtgaacactggtctttagcaattaccaatggtgtccagtgtctttaaatgtcgTTTCATACCATTAAGCTGCGGGGTACCAGGCCTATTAAATAGGGAggttttttcgggggggggggggcggttgaGGGATTCATTTTGACGGGGCAAACATTACACTTTACTGAGATTTTGTAGATTTgcgattttttttctaaattgaaCAGCAACTAATCAGTATTGTTAGaatttcttgaaaaataaatacacaaattgcatgcaaaattgtgtttgttattttcCATTTGTTATTGGTATTTTGCAGCAGATTTTGCATCAGctattaaaggattcgggtactttttcaaaatgtccacagatttacgttaaagtcacctggaagtggtattttttcaaaataaagcttttgtcactaatatatgtgttttgatgagtggaatgtgaataaacagttaactaaggttttaaagaATCATTTCTTacgttatttacaaatttaagagtagaccccgacccgagagggcgctgttcgtgacgtcaatcgaggcagactttgcctgtaatgcgtagagtaaacacaattgcaaagtacatgtacggacaaagcgtgagtttgtacgtttcaaaaatgccgaccaggtgtattgctgctgaatgcagaaaaaaacttattgaattgtgtttactatacgcattgcaggcaaagtctgcctcgattgacgtcacaaaaagggtaggcggagtcagccccccaaacaactttatatattttttaaacaaataaatcgtgacaaacaattactaaaaaaattgttttattgttcgtaagcatataatctatgtttgaaagaaaaaaaaatatatttccaggtgactttaactttaGTCTATAAGAaaacttcccttcaaatatcaCTTACTGaggggctgtagtttttgagaaatgagtaaaacaagtcacaaaatatgagacgaaaattactttagcatgtaaaatcccattaaccagttatggtattctACCATAATCATAGCATAACCGGTGAATGCGTTttgacatgctaaaactgaggtttttttatagtaaaaaaaaaaactattttctcaaaaactacagcacctcagtaagttaaactttaagggaaactttctactatcataatcttcaaactgtgttagtttaatgtaaatctgtggacattgtgttttgtgttaggaaaaagtacatatagaCCTTTAACGAGAAATACTATTATGAGTGAGATATATTCGCTTAAAGTGTATCATGTGAACAAGGATTTCACGTGTGTGGGTGGGGGTGCGTGCGTGTAGGTGTGTGGCTGTGTGTGGGTAGGGGGGAGTGGGACACGGGGTGGAAAATAACTGTTTTTCGGGTATgctttgttaaaggaacacgttgccttggatcggtcgagttggtctttgaaaatcgttctgtaaccgtttgttgtaaaatgtgtatggttagaaagatattgtataagtagaatacaatgatctacacaaatatgcctcgaaattgcgtggttttctttttaccctgtcgactaacacggtcggccatttatggtagtcaacattttgactcccataaatggccgaccgtgatagttcgcgacgtaaaaggaaatccgtgcaatttcgagtgatacttgtgtggatcattatattctacttttaaaacatctttctaaccatattcatttcataacaaacggtttcaaacgcttttaatagaccaactcgtccgatccaaggcaacgtgttacttTAATCACTTACCATACCGTTGTAGGATGGTGTGAAAAGCAACGccatttatatttcaattttgGAGAAAATCATGCCACTTTATGATGGGGTAAATCCAGGGTCGCGATATTTCAATACAAAAGAAATGTGAAATGAACGAGAGCCCCGGAGCAAAATTTGTTTCCCTTTGTTGATCGCCGAAGCGGGCAACGCCATATTTATGTTAACAAAGTACTTTTACATCGTAAAACTGCCAATTCATGTAgcagttatttatttatttcaatgaaGCAGTTAAATTCCTTTTCAAAATCAGTTCAAGAcattggacaccattggtaattgtcaaagacgagtcttctcacttggtgtatctcaacataattaagcataaaactataaaataacaaacctatgaaaatttgagctcaattggtcttcgaagttgcgagataataatgaaagaaaacaaaactttcaaacgcttgatttcgagacctcaaaatctaattctgaggtctcgaaataaaaatcgtggaaaattacttctttctcaaaaactacattacttcagatggagccgtttcttacagtgtttcatactatcaacctctcaacATTACTcgttatgaaaaaaaaaggttttctgccaataactattttgagtaattaccaatagtgtccactgcatttaaatataataattcGTGATCAATAAAGGCTGTAATTTATCAatttctgaaaaaaagaaaaagaaaaaaaaaaaaggatttgaaAAACGTCACTATAGAACCAGCACCATAATGCCGAATCCTTCCCCGTTGTCAAGTTATATTTTTGGAAAGTATTGAAaactttttcttccattatcaaGGTTTTCTATATCCTGCTTGTTGATGCAAACTCAGTCACGTACGTTCCATTGATCAACACACAATAACTGGCATAAAACCACCTCACCATTATGCACTCTCTCACACAGATCTAAAAAATATTAAGTAAACCATTGCTCAGAGATATACAGTCAAGTCCACACTTCAAGTTCaagatgtacatgtttgtaatcTCACTCATCTTGGTGTCTTCAGTATCTGCCGAGCCGTCGCAGATGAAGGAAGATGAACCGAAGCCATGCTGCAGTCCAAGTTCATTTACCCAAGATTTATGTAAGTATAGCGCTGAAACGTTTGAGATAATTTTAGCAACTTTCATTATAGCaacgttacagaatttgtttttgctaacaaaacagttgctggcagggtaagcactttatgtagtcCATACATCAACTGACGACTAGAAGAAGATTGAGATCGTTTTCTCACTTGGAGTTTTCCATTATGCATAAacggggtctggttttacacatcttttgatgacagttttatacttttgttttaaccttgacagcccctgtacaatttgtaactattgtgtatgtctaaagatttaaaataaaataaaataaaataaaataaaactaacaaatctgtgtaaattttgactcaattggccatcgaagaTACAGGGAAACTAAaactgaaagaaaataacacaataTTGTTGTGCAAAGGGCCTGAATgttaaaaaaacctttaggcCTGAAGACTTTTAAtaattcgagtgagaaattaact from Asterias rubens chromosome 7, eAstRub1.3, whole genome shotgun sequence includes:
- the LOC117292776 gene encoding uncharacterized protein LOC117292776, coding for MWSYAVLCMLLVGAIAQKPKPCCLPRYFTFRNVDIINTAPNGELKVEYANTERAYDAISQQLSIFYDVEYFNGTEVLGRHIADFKEKVLYVIIKVGDDEQCFPYHIDQNFAEECISDDAEFVKESWIGENDLLVDSWFASRKLSPEYEVQTVLTVGRKECVPVSRVSTYINPTTGEVLRVEDTQTFNFKLGICDRERFFKVPDACRPGNALKAPTLAMQKILDKFSHGRKFM